The Rhizobium sp. BT03 genome has a window encoding:
- a CDS encoding pyridoxine 5'-phosphate synthase — protein MPTKLSVNLNAIAMLRNRRDLPWPSVEALGRIALAAGASGLTVHPRPDQRHIRFSDLPIIRNLIDDEFPEAEFNIEGYPTEEFFDLCAGAAPEQVTLVPDDPAQATSDHGWDFRKHQAFLTDAIARLKTMGCRVSLFADGDGDAEAVEIAKAVGADRIELYTGPYGGCYDAPERAAPILEALGRTADAALAIGLAVNAGHDLTVANLPDLVKRIPALAEVSIGHGLTADALEYGMAETVRRFCRACGQAV, from the coding sequence ATGCCCACCAAGCTCTCCGTGAACCTCAACGCGATCGCTATGCTGCGCAACCGGCGCGACCTGCCGTGGCCGAGCGTGGAAGCGCTCGGGCGAATAGCGCTTGCCGCGGGCGCCAGCGGCCTGACGGTGCACCCGCGCCCCGACCAGCGGCACATCCGCTTTTCCGACCTGCCCATCATCCGCAACCTGATCGACGACGAATTCCCCGAGGCCGAGTTCAATATCGAAGGTTATCCGACGGAGGAGTTTTTTGACCTCTGCGCCGGAGCAGCACCGGAGCAGGTGACGTTGGTGCCCGACGATCCCGCGCAGGCGACCTCGGACCACGGCTGGGATTTCCGCAAACATCAGGCGTTTCTGACCGATGCCATCGCGCGGCTGAAGACGATGGGATGCCGGGTCTCCCTGTTTGCCGACGGAGACGGGGATGCTGAAGCCGTCGAGATCGCCAAGGCCGTCGGCGCCGACCGGATCGAACTTTACACCGGTCCCTATGGCGGCTGCTACGACGCGCCGGAACGGGCGGCCCCGATCCTCGAAGCGCTCGGCCGGACAGCGGATGCGGCGCTGGCGATCGGCCTCGCCGTCAATGCCGGGCACGACCTGACGGTCGCAAACCTGCCTGATCTGGTGAAGCGCATTCCGGCGCTTGCCGAAGTCTCGATCGGCCATGGGCTGACGGCCGATGCGCTTGAGTATGGCATGGCCGAGACGGTGCGGCGGTTCTGCCGGGCGTGTGGGCAGGCTGTTTGA
- a CDS encoding TetR/AcrR family transcriptional regulator yields MNTTPLQEKTRSRGRPREFDAEAALDAALRVFSERGYHAASISELTEAMGLAAGSVYKAFSDKRGIFLAAFDRYRAVRRGMLRTELDRVETGRDKLRALVTFFAASSHGQIGRQGCLVVGSAGDLALFDEEAAERVAAAFATDETLLADLIRLGQSDGSISANIDISATALALLCLTKGMRVIGKTERSGDEMAAAAEAAMKLVT; encoded by the coding sequence ATGAACACAACGCCCCTCCAGGAGAAGACCCGCAGCCGCGGCCGCCCGCGGGAATTCGATGCGGAGGCGGCACTTGATGCGGCGCTGCGCGTCTTTTCCGAGCGCGGCTACCATGCCGCCTCGATCAGCGAACTCACCGAGGCCATGGGGCTTGCCGCCGGCAGCGTCTACAAGGCCTTCAGCGACAAGCGCGGCATCTTCCTCGCCGCCTTCGACCGCTACCGCGCCGTGCGCCGCGGCATGCTCAGAACCGAACTGGATCGTGTCGAAACCGGCCGTGACAAGCTGCGTGCACTCGTCACTTTCTTTGCCGCCTCATCGCACGGGCAGATCGGCAGGCAGGGCTGTCTCGTCGTTGGAAGCGCCGGCGATCTCGCCCTCTTCGACGAAGAGGCGGCCGAGCGTGTCGCCGCCGCCTTTGCGACCGACGAGACGCTTCTCGCCGACCTGATCCGCCTCGGCCAGTCCGACGGCTCTATTTCGGCGAATATCGATATATCGGCGACTGCACTTGCCCTCCTCTGCCTCACCAAAGGCATGCGCGTCATCGGCAAGACAGAGCGCAGCGGCGACGAAATGGCCGCCGCTGCCGAAGCCGCGATGAAGCTGGTGACCTGA
- a CDS encoding NAD(P)/FAD-dependent oxidoreductase: MGDHHIVVVGGGFGGLQLVNGLKGAGVKVTLVDRRNHHLFQPLLYQVATTILSTSEIAWPIRRLYADRPDVTVLLGEVTGVDSGAKTVSLRNGMTLGYDTLVLATGATHAYFGRDEWEPVAPGLKTLEDATTIRRRVLLAFEKAEMESDPAVRDALLTFTIVGAGPTGVELAGIIAELAHFTLPKEFRNIDTRKTRVVLVEAGSRVLPTFAEELSAYAQRALEKLGVEIHLGRPVTDCNADGVKIGETFVASQTIVWAAGVTASPAARWLDVPADRAGRVVVEKDLSAPGLPDVFVIGDTASVMREDGKPVPGIAPAAKQQGGYVAKVIRARLSGKPAPAPFRYRHQGSLATIGQSAAIIDFGRIKLKGWIAWWIWGLAHIYFLIGTRSRFSVAWSWLWIYLSGQHSARLITQRETMREEG; the protein is encoded by the coding sequence ATGGGCGATCATCATATCGTCGTTGTCGGCGGCGGTTTCGGCGGGCTGCAGCTCGTCAACGGGCTGAAGGGGGCGGGTGTGAAGGTCACGCTCGTCGACCGGCGCAATCATCATCTCTTCCAGCCGCTGCTCTATCAGGTGGCGACCACCATCCTCTCCACCTCGGAGATCGCCTGGCCGATCCGCCGCCTCTATGCCGACCGGCCCGATGTGACGGTGCTGCTCGGCGAGGTCACCGGTGTCGACAGCGGCGCCAAGACGGTGTCGCTGCGCAACGGCATGACTCTGGGTTACGATACGCTGGTGCTGGCGACCGGGGCGACCCACGCCTATTTCGGCCGTGACGAATGGGAGCCGGTGGCGCCCGGCCTGAAGACGCTGGAGGATGCGACGACGATCCGCCGGCGCGTGCTGCTCGCCTTCGAGAAGGCGGAGATGGAGAGCGATCCCGCCGTGCGTGACGCGCTGCTGACCTTCACCATCGTCGGTGCCGGGCCGACCGGCGTCGAGCTTGCCGGCATCATCGCCGAGCTCGCGCATTTCACCCTGCCGAAGGAGTTCCGCAACATCGATACGCGCAAGACCCGCGTCGTGCTGGTCGAGGCCGGTTCGCGGGTGCTGCCCACCTTTGCGGAGGAGCTTTCGGCCTATGCTCAGAGGGCGCTGGAGAAACTCGGGGTCGAGATCCATCTCGGCAGGCCGGTGACAGACTGCAATGCGGACGGGGTGAAGATCGGCGAGACCTTCGTCGCCAGCCAGACGATCGTCTGGGCGGCCGGCGTCACCGCTTCGCCGGCGGCGCGCTGGCTTGATGTGCCGGCCGATAGGGCAGGGCGCGTCGTCGTCGAAAAGGATCTGAGCGCGCCCGGCCTGCCCGACGTCTTCGTCATCGGCGACACCGCATCGGTCATGCGCGAGGACGGCAAGCCGGTGCCGGGCATCGCGCCGGCGGCCAAGCAGCAGGGCGGCTACGTCGCCAAGGTCATCCGCGCCCGCCTGTCCGGCAAGCCCGCGCCGGCACCCTTCCGCTACCGGCATCAGGGCAGCCTGGCGACGATCGGCCAGAGTGCGGCGATCATCGATTTCGGCCGGATCAAGCTGAAGGGTTGGATCGCCTGGTGGATCTGGGGCCTTGCCCATATCTACTTCCTGATCGGCACCCGTTCCCGCTTCTCCGTCGCCTGGAGTTGGCTGTGGATCTATCTCAGCGGCCAGCACAGCGCCCGGCTGATCACGCAGAGGGAGACGATGCGGGAGGAGGGGTAG
- a CDS encoding aspartate/glutamate racemase family protein, producing the protein METIGLIGGMSFESSAVYYRLVNEMVRARKGGLASAELILHSVNFEEIVALQKAGDWAGAARRLGEVAERLEAAGAGCILICTNTMHLIADEVAAKVSVPLIHIIDETAKSLHAAGRKRPLLLATRYTMEHGFYADRMKSLGLDIMVPDAADRTTVHDIIFNELCAGRVHDSSREKLIDIIDRAMDNGADSIILGCTEICLILDPNRLPLPGFDTTTIHARAAVGFALGAEETETEEAA; encoded by the coding sequence ATGGAAACGATCGGCCTGATCGGTGGCATGAGTTTCGAAAGTTCGGCGGTTTATTACCGGCTGGTCAACGAGATGGTGCGCGCCCGCAAAGGCGGCCTTGCCTCGGCCGAACTCATCCTGCATTCGGTCAATTTCGAGGAGATCGTCGCTCTTCAGAAGGCCGGCGACTGGGCTGGAGCGGCCCGCCGTCTCGGCGAGGTGGCGGAACGCCTTGAGGCGGCAGGCGCCGGCTGCATTCTGATCTGCACCAACACCATGCATCTGATAGCCGACGAGGTTGCGGCCAAGGTGTCCGTGCCGCTGATCCATATCATCGACGAGACGGCGAAATCGCTGCATGCCGCCGGCCGCAAACGCCCGCTCCTGCTTGCCACCCGCTACACGATGGAGCACGGCTTCTACGCCGACCGCATGAAGAGCCTCGGCCTCGATATCATGGTGCCCGACGCCGCCGACCGCACCACCGTGCACGACATCATCTTCAACGAACTCTGCGCCGGCAGGGTGCACGACAGCTCGCGCGAAAAGCTGATCGACATCATCGACCGCGCCATGGATAACGGCGCCGACAGCATCATCCTCGGCTGCACCGAGATCTGCCTGATCCTCGATCCCAACCGCCTGCCATTGCCGGGCTTCGACACGACCACGATCCATGCCCGCGCGGCCGTCGGGTTCGCGCTTGGCGCGGAGGAAACGGAAACGGAAGAGGCAGCGTAA
- a CDS encoding Lrp/AsnC family transcriptional regulator: MLDDRDRRILDILQRDAGISVTDLAERVALSVSACSRRIQRLEESGHILRRIIVLDRERMGVPTTVFALVKTAHHSDEWTETFRRIIGDIPEIVEAHRLTGNHDYILKIVLPRVEHYDVIYKQIVRKLELFDVSASISMEELKHGLGIPVGYAR; this comes from the coding sequence ATGCTGGATGACCGCGATAGACGCATACTCGACATTCTGCAGAGGGATGCAGGCATATCCGTGACCGATCTGGCCGAGCGCGTGGCACTGTCGGTCTCGGCCTGTTCGCGGCGCATCCAGCGGCTGGAGGAAAGCGGCCATATCCTTCGGCGCATCATCGTGCTCGACCGCGAGCGGATGGGCGTGCCGACGACGGTCTTTGCGCTCGTCAAGACGGCTCACCATTCCGACGAGTGGACGGAAACCTTCCGCAGGATCATCGGCGACATCCCGGAGATCGTCGAGGCGCACCGGCTAACCGGCAATCACGATTATATCCTGAAGATCGTGCTGCCGCGCGTCGAGCATTACGACGTGATCTATAAGCAGATCGTGCGCAAGCTGGAACTCTTCGACGTCTCGGCGTCGATCTCGATGGAAGAATTGAAACATGGATTAGGGATACCCGTGGGTTATGCCCGGTGA
- a CDS encoding DUF6429 family protein: protein MEMDEEKIDDAVLALLWLTLHDGDRAWKGFDWDVMDRLYKKGFIANPAGKAKSVVLSDEGLQRSEELFRALFTRAK from the coding sequence ATGGAAATGGATGAAGAAAAGATCGACGATGCCGTTCTCGCTTTGCTCTGGCTGACACTGCATGACGGCGATCGCGCCTGGAAAGGTTTCGACTGGGACGTCATGGACCGTTTGTACAAGAAGGGTTTTATTGCCAATCCGGCGGGCAAGGCCAAGTCGGTCGTTCTGAGCGACGAAGGGTTGCAGCGCTCGGAGGAACTGTTTCGCGCGCTGTTTACCCGCGCGAAGTGA
- a CDS encoding translation factor GTPase family protein, with protein sequence MRTLNLGILAHVDAGKTSLTERLLFNAGVIDKPGSVDSGDTQTDTLELERQRGITIRAAVVSFTVGDRTVNLIDTPGHPDFIAEVERVLGLLDAAVVVVSAVEGVQAQTRVLARALRRLGVPFVFFVNKVDRLGARYGEVMEALAAQLAVRPIAMSSVIDAGGKLARVEALDPGTEPLFSALCEALGENDEALLDDYVLAPERLTRERLSRALADQAARGLVHPVFAGAAMTGAGVPALASAIAAILPERHPDPDGPLAGKIFKIERGWGGEKLCYLYLTSGTVRLRQYLDLPKGPERVTAIQLFGSGRSHAAESFGAGQIARVSGLAGARIGDAVGGDPGAAGRAHFAPPTLETRVLARRPSDKTALWLALSQMAEQDPLINLHRNEETDEVFVSLYGEVQKEVIQATLLTDFGLDASFEESTVILAERPAAIGTGLQILFREPNPFLATVGLRVKPRPAGTGNSFALEVDVGQMPVAFYRAVEETVFETLKQGVFGWQVIDCHVAMTAARHSSPASTAADFRQLTPWVLASALSAAQTVVCEPFDRFHLEAPVERLSSVLTLLAKSAAATSHSVIADGVARLEGTLASQMVQSVQQQLPGLTSGAGTMETAFDHYAPISGPPRRRPRSGPDPFNPVEYLLRLQSTRASC encoded by the coding sequence ATGCGCACTTTGAATCTGGGCATCCTCGCCCATGTGGATGCAGGCAAGACTAGCCTTACCGAAAGGCTGCTTTTTAATGCCGGCGTCATCGACAAGCCCGGCAGCGTCGATAGCGGCGATACACAGACGGATACGCTCGAACTCGAACGGCAGCGCGGCATCACGATCAGGGCCGCGGTGGTGTCGTTTACGGTCGGCGACAGGACCGTCAATCTGATCGACACACCCGGCCATCCGGATTTCATCGCCGAAGTCGAGCGGGTGCTCGGGTTGCTGGATGCGGCGGTCGTCGTCGTTTCGGCGGTCGAGGGCGTGCAGGCGCAGACGCGCGTGCTGGCGCGGGCGCTGCGGCGGCTCGGCGTTCCCTTCGTCTTCTTCGTCAACAAGGTCGATCGCCTCGGCGCGCGGTATGGGGAGGTGATGGAGGCGCTTGCCGCGCAGCTCGCCGTCCGGCCGATCGCCATGTCTTCGGTCATCGATGCCGGCGGCAAGCTTGCCCGGGTGGAGGCGCTGGATCCGGGAACCGAGCCGCTTTTTTCGGCGCTCTGCGAGGCGCTCGGGGAAAACGACGAGGCGCTGCTCGACGACTATGTGCTCGCCCCGGAACGCCTGACGCGGGAAAGGCTCAGCCGCGCTCTGGCCGATCAGGCGGCGCGCGGCCTGGTGCATCCCGTCTTCGCCGGCGCGGCCATGACCGGCGCCGGCGTGCCTGCGCTCGCCTCGGCCATTGCGGCGATCTTGCCCGAGCGGCACCCCGATCCGGACGGACCGCTCGCCGGCAAGATCTTCAAGATCGAGCGCGGCTGGGGCGGCGAGAAGCTGTGTTATCTGTATCTGACATCTGGCACGGTGCGGCTGCGGCAATATCTCGATCTGCCGAAAGGCCCGGAAAGAGTAACCGCAATCCAGCTCTTCGGGAGCGGGCGCAGTCATGCCGCCGAGAGCTTTGGCGCCGGGCAGATCGCGCGCGTCAGCGGACTTGCCGGCGCCCGGATCGGCGATGCGGTGGGCGGCGATCCGGGTGCGGCCGGAAGGGCTCACTTCGCGCCGCCGACGCTCGAAACCCGCGTCCTCGCGCGGCGGCCTTCGGACAAGACGGCGCTGTGGCTGGCGTTGAGTCAGATGGCCGAACAGGATCCCCTGATCAACCTGCACCGGAACGAAGAGACCGACGAGGTCTTCGTCTCGCTCTATGGCGAGGTGCAGAAGGAGGTGATTCAAGCGACGCTGCTGACGGATTTCGGCCTCGATGCGAGCTTCGAGGAAAGCACGGTCATCCTGGCCGAGAGGCCGGCGGCAATCGGAACCGGCCTGCAGATCCTCTTCAGGGAGCCCAATCCGTTTCTCGCCACCGTCGGCCTGCGGGTCAAACCGCGTCCTGCCGGGACGGGCAACAGCTTTGCGCTCGAAGTGGATGTCGGCCAGATGCCGGTCGCCTTCTACCGAGCGGTCGAGGAAACCGTGTTCGAAACGCTGAAGCAGGGCGTCTTCGGCTGGCAGGTCATCGATTGCCATGTGGCGATGACGGCGGCGCGCCATAGTTCACCGGCCAGCACCGCCGCCGATTTCCGGCAGCTGACCCCCTGGGTGCTGGCATCGGCGCTCTCGGCCGCGCAAACGGTCGTCTGCGAGCCTTTCGACCGCTTTCACCTCGAAGCGCCTGTCGAGAGGCTGAGCAGCGTGCTGACTCTGCTGGCGAAGTCCGCTGCGGCGACGTCGCATTCCGTGATCGCCGATGGCGTGGCGCGGCTCGAAGGCACTCTCGCGTCTCAGATGGTTCAAAGCGTCCAGCAGCAATTGCCGGGGCTGACGAGCGGGGCAGGGACGATGGAAACGGCTTTCGATCACTATGCCCCGATATCGGGGCCACCGCGCCGGCGGCCGCGTTCGGGGCCTGATCCGTTCAACCCGGTGGAATATTTGTTGCGGCTGCAGTCCACGAGAGCCTCATGCTGA
- a CDS encoding bifunctional helix-turn-helix transcriptional regulator/GNAT family N-acetyltransferase, which translates to MSDTALIETARDFNRFYTNFLGLLNKAYLDSPFTLTDARILFEIGSHDGVSAAALVRDLHLDPAYLSRILKRFRAEGLIETSPDPADLRSQIINVTDRGCGEFEELGRRANAQIAARFDKLAIGEPQAVVAAMDTIRALLDPAAKPAPAVIRAHRAGDIGWIVQSQGRFYAEEYGWDLRFEALVAEVAGKFLANFDPEKEYCWIAERGGVNVGSVLVTNGGDGIAKLRLLYVDKSARGLGLGKLLVDECIRFCKQKGYSELQLWTNDMLETARAIYVKSGFRLVSEERHKMFGPEANGQNWTLTL; encoded by the coding sequence ATGTCCGATACCGCCCTCATCGAAACCGCCCGCGATTTCAACCGCTTCTACACGAATTTTCTCGGCCTGCTGAACAAGGCCTATCTCGACTCGCCTTTCACGCTGACGGATGCCCGCATTCTCTTCGAGATCGGCTCGCATGACGGCGTCAGCGCCGCAGCCCTTGTCCGCGACCTGCATCTCGACCCGGCCTATCTCAGCCGCATCCTCAAGCGCTTTCGCGCGGAAGGCCTGATCGAGACCAGCCCCGATCCGGCCGATCTGCGCAGCCAGATCATCAATGTCACCGATCGGGGATGCGGAGAGTTCGAGGAACTCGGCCGGCGCGCCAACGCGCAGATCGCCGCCCGCTTCGACAAGCTGGCGATCGGTGAGCCGCAAGCCGTCGTTGCGGCCATGGACACGATCCGCGCCCTGCTCGACCCGGCGGCGAAGCCCGCACCCGCCGTCATTCGCGCCCACCGCGCCGGCGATATCGGCTGGATCGTGCAGAGCCAGGGCCGCTTCTATGCCGAGGAATATGGCTGGGACTTGCGTTTCGAGGCGTTGGTCGCCGAAGTCGCCGGCAAATTCCTGGCCAATTTCGATCCCGAAAAGGAATACTGCTGGATCGCCGAACGCGGCGGCGTCAATGTCGGCTCTGTCCTCGTCACCAATGGCGGCGACGGCATCGCCAAGCTGCGGCTGCTCTATGTCGACAAATCAGCCCGCGGGCTCGGGCTCGGCAAGCTGCTGGTCGACGAATGCATCCGCTTCTGCAAGCAGAAAGGCTACAGCGAACTCCAGCTCTGGACCAACGACATGCTGGAGACTGCCCGCGCCATCTACGTCAAATCAGGCTTCCGCCTTGTCTCCGAGGAGAGACATAAAATGTTCGGTCCGGAGGCCAACGGCCAAAACTGGACCCTCACCCTCTGA
- a CDS encoding helix-turn-helix domain-containing protein: protein MGGAVVSLKNRMPGARREIDLAGLDFSNCPVRDMMQQIGGKWSTLLLEVLAAEPRRFGELRRMLPDISQRMLTQTLRDLQRDGYIAREVFPTKPPSVEYSMTELGRSLYLPLSQLLNWAEANHDAVRAARSRFDSADS, encoded by the coding sequence ATGGGCGGCGCGGTCGTCAGTCTGAAGAACAGGATGCCGGGGGCGCGGCGCGAGATTGATCTTGCCGGCCTCGATTTTTCCAATTGCCCGGTCCGGGACATGATGCAGCAGATCGGCGGCAAATGGTCGACGCTGCTGCTCGAAGTGCTGGCGGCCGAGCCCCGTCGCTTCGGCGAGCTACGGCGGATGCTTCCCGACATTTCCCAACGCATGCTGACGCAGACGCTGCGTGATTTGCAGAGGGACGGTTATATCGCCCGCGAGGTCTTCCCGACCAAGCCGCCGAGCGTCGAATATTCGATGACCGAACTCGGCCGATCGCTCTACCTGCCGCTGTCGCAGCTGTTGAACTGGGCGGAAGCGAACCACGATGCCGTTCGCGCCGCCCGCTCGCGTTTCGATTCAGCCGACAGCTAG
- a CDS encoding MFS transporter: protein MSISATAPDKAIPRALSPWLTFLFAAACGLVAANLYYGQPLAGPISAELGFTPAATGLIVTLTQIGYGLGLLLIVPLGDLTENRRLVLLLVAVSAVALIGAALSSTPTAFLAASLCIGLSSVAVQVLVPFAANMAPDATRGQVVGNVMSGLLCGIMLARPFASFVAEASSWHVVYYITAALMIVLAVVLRANLPVRQPKTKLRYGELLASMGHLALTSRVLQRRALYQAGMFGAFSLFWTTTPLLLASPAFGLTQNGIALFALAGAAGAVASPIAGRLADRGMTKIASTLAMLLGMASFLISHFAADGSLTALILLTVAAIMLDFGVTTNLVCGQRAIYGLNPEHRSRLNGLFMATFFAGGALGSALGGWAYATGGWTMTAWIGFAFPALAFLLFLTEGRSEQKT from the coding sequence ATGAGCATTTCAGCCACCGCGCCTGATAAGGCCATTCCACGGGCGCTCTCCCCCTGGCTCACTTTCCTTTTCGCCGCCGCCTGCGGGCTGGTGGCCGCCAATCTCTATTACGGCCAGCCGCTGGCCGGGCCGATCAGCGCCGAACTCGGCTTCACGCCTGCTGCAACCGGCCTGATCGTCACGCTGACGCAGATCGGCTACGGCCTCGGCCTGCTGCTGATCGTGCCGCTCGGCGACCTCACGGAGAACCGCCGGCTGGTGCTGCTGCTGGTTGCCGTCTCCGCGGTTGCGCTGATCGGCGCGGCGCTGTCTTCGACACCGACGGCCTTCCTCGCCGCCTCGCTCTGCATCGGCCTGTCATCGGTCGCCGTTCAGGTTCTGGTTCCCTTCGCCGCCAACATGGCGCCCGATGCGACGCGCGGACAGGTCGTCGGCAATGTCATGAGCGGCCTGCTCTGCGGCATCATGCTGGCGCGCCCCTTCGCCAGCTTCGTCGCCGAAGCCTCATCCTGGCATGTGGTTTATTACATCACCGCAGCGCTGATGATCGTGCTCGCCGTCGTCTTGCGCGCAAACCTGCCGGTCCGCCAGCCGAAGACAAAGCTTCGCTACGGCGAACTGCTCGCCTCCATGGGCCACCTGGCGCTGACCTCGCGCGTGCTGCAGCGCCGCGCCCTTTACCAAGCCGGCATGTTCGGTGCCTTCAGCCTGTTCTGGACGACGACGCCCTTGCTGCTCGCGAGCCCTGCCTTCGGCCTGACGCAGAACGGCATCGCCCTCTTTGCGCTCGCCGGCGCCGCCGGCGCCGTCGCCTCGCCGATCGCCGGCCGGCTTGCCGACCGCGGCATGACCAAGATCGCCTCGACGCTTGCCATGCTGCTTGGCATGGCTTCCTTCCTGATCAGTCATTTCGCCGCTGACGGCTCGCTGACCGCCCTGATCCTTCTGACCGTGGCGGCGATCATGCTCGATTTCGGCGTTACCACCAATCTCGTCTGCGGCCAGCGCGCCATCTATGGGCTGAACCCGGAACATCGCAGCCGGCTGAACGGCCTCTTCATGGCAACCTTCTTTGCCGGCGGCGCCCTCGGTTCGGCGCTCGGCGGCTGGGCCTATGCGACCGGCGGCTGGACGATGACGGCCTGGATCGGCTTCGCCTTCCCGGCGCTCGCCTTCCTGCTGTTCCTGACGGAAGGGCGCAGCGAACAGAAGACCTGA
- a CDS encoding BA14K family protein produces MRKLTVAALCLIVGIPGVTPAQPFPAINPPRIEAQQQIEQVQWRGHGGHYRGGYYRGHHHNGSGWGWALGGLAVGTIIGGALAQPYYGSPYGYYGRPYGYYGRPYGYYGAPYRYYGRPYRAYASSAYYGGGGGHEAWCYARYRSYRAYDNTFQPYHGPRRQCIGPY; encoded by the coding sequence ATGAGAAAGCTAACCGTCGCTGCGTTATGCTTGATCGTGGGGATTCCCGGCGTTACCCCGGCCCAGCCGTTTCCGGCTATCAACCCACCCAGGATCGAAGCTCAGCAGCAGATAGAGCAGGTGCAATGGCGTGGCCATGGCGGCCATTATCGAGGCGGGTATTATAGGGGGCATCACCATAATGGATCGGGCTGGGGCTGGGCCTTGGGTGGTCTGGCCGTCGGGACGATCATCGGCGGCGCATTGGCCCAGCCTTATTATGGCTCGCCATACGGCTATTACGGTCGGCCTTACGGTTATTACGGTCGGCCCTATGGCTACTATGGTGCGCCCTACCGCTATTATGGCCGGCCCTATCGCGCCTATGCATCGTCAGCCTATTATGGAGGCGGCGGAGGCCACGAGGCTTGGTGCTATGCGCGCTACCGTTCGTACAGGGCTTATGACAATACCTTCCAGCCCTATCACGGACCGCGCCGCCAGTGCATTGGTCCCTATTGA
- a CDS encoding SDR family oxidoreductase, producing MSETILVTGAAGQLGQRVIHHLIETYKVAPGNIVAATRSPEKLADLANRGVLTRKADFDDTAGLEKAFAGVDRLLIISTDALDTPGKRLAQHQAAVAAAVKAGVKHIAYTSMPAPDDSLVTFAPDHLGSENAIKASGIAHTIVRDAWYHDNYMHSMPHNLQGGKWYSATGDGKVSTISRDDCALAIAAALASGTSESATYTLTGAASLNNRQIAAIISEVAGKPLEVVDVNDEQLGQGMRGAGLPGFVADMLVSADANIRAGKFDILTEDFTKLTGKQPQSLKEFFVEQKPALTA from the coding sequence ATGAGCGAAACAATCCTGGTCACCGGCGCTGCCGGCCAGCTCGGCCAGCGTGTCATCCATCACCTCATCGAGACCTACAAGGTCGCCCCCGGCAACATCGTCGCGGCAACGCGCAGCCCTGAAAAGCTTGCCGATCTCGCAAACAGGGGCGTCCTCACCCGCAAGGCCGATTTCGATGACACGGCCGGCCTGGAGAAGGCTTTCGCCGGGGTCGACCGGCTGCTGATCATCAGCACCGATGCGCTCGACACCCCCGGCAAGCGTCTCGCCCAGCACCAGGCGGCCGTCGCCGCCGCCGTCAAGGCAGGCGTCAAGCACATCGCCTATACCTCGATGCCGGCGCCGGACGATTCGCTCGTCACCTTCGCGCCGGATCACCTCGGCAGCGAAAACGCCATCAAGGCGAGCGGCATCGCTCACACGATCGTCCGCGACGCCTGGTATCACGACAACTACATGCATAGCATGCCGCACAACCTGCAGGGCGGCAAATGGTACAGCGCCACGGGCGACGGCAAGGTCTCGACGATCTCGCGTGACGACTGCGCCCTGGCGATCGCCGCAGCGCTTGCCTCCGGCACATCGGAAAGCGCCACCTACACGCTGACCGGTGCGGCGTCTCTCAACAACCGCCAGATCGCCGCGATTATCTCGGAGGTCGCCGGCAAGCCGCTCGAGGTCGTCGACGTCAATGACGAACAGCTCGGCCAGGGCATGCGCGGCGCCGGCCTCCCCGGCTTCGTCGCCGACATGCTGGTCTCCGCCGACGCCAACATCCGCGCCGGCAAGTTCGATATCCTCACCGAAGACTTCACCAAGCTGACGGGCAAACAGCCGCAATCGCTGAAGGAGTTCTTTGTCGAGCAGAAGCCTGCTTTGACGGCCTGA